One part of the Olleya sp. YS genome encodes these proteins:
- a CDS encoding homogentisate 1,2-dioxygenase → MPFYHKLGKIPPKRHTQFRKPDGSLYAEQLFGTIGFDGMSTNSYHEHRPTQVKAIKKQYSVAPKIARANHIQSYRLKGFQVKPENDYLESRKTVLINSDCSIILAAPKQSTNDYFYKNTDADELIFIHKGKGKLRTHLGNLDFKYGDYLLVPRGIIYKIDFDTEDNRLFIVESKRPIYTPKRYRNWFGQLLEHSPFCERDLRQPQELETHNEKGDFLMKVKKQDDIFEMVYATHPFDVVGYDGYNYPYAFSIHDFEPITGRIHQPPPVHQTFETDAFVVCSFVPRLYDYHPDSIPAPYNHSNIDSDEVLYYVDGDFMSRNDVAAGHISLHPAGIPHGPHPGATERSIGKVKTDELAVMVDTFKPLMITEEALKIADEEYYKSWLE, encoded by the coding sequence ATGCCATTTTATCATAAACTAGGAAAAATACCACCTAAAAGACACACCCAATTCCGTAAGCCAGATGGCTCTTTGTATGCTGAGCAATTATTTGGAACTATAGGATTTGATGGTATGTCAACAAACTCGTATCATGAGCATAGACCAACCCAAGTAAAAGCTATAAAAAAACAATATAGTGTTGCACCTAAAATTGCAAGAGCCAATCATATACAATCCTATCGTTTAAAAGGGTTTCAAGTGAAGCCAGAAAACGATTATTTAGAATCGCGTAAAACAGTATTAATTAATAGCGATTGTAGTATTATTTTAGCTGCGCCAAAACAATCTACTAACGATTATTTTTATAAAAATACAGATGCAGACGAGCTTATTTTTATACATAAAGGTAAAGGTAAATTAAGAACTCATTTAGGGAATCTTGATTTTAAATATGGTGACTATTTGTTGGTACCTCGTGGGATTATTTACAAAATAGATTTTGACACAGAAGACAACCGCTTATTTATTGTTGAGTCTAAAAGACCAATATACACACCAAAAAGATACCGTAACTGGTTTGGACAATTGTTAGAGCATTCACCATTTTGCGAACGTGATTTAAGACAACCTCAAGAGTTGGAAACACACAATGAAAAAGGAGATTTTTTAATGAAAGTTAAAAAGCAAGACGATATTTTCGAGATGGTATATGCTACACATCCATTTGATGTGGTTGGATATGATGGTTATAATTATCCGTATGCGTTTTCAATTCATGATTTCGAACCTATTACAGGACGCATTCATCAACCACCACCAGTACATCAAACTTTTGAAACCGATGCATTTGTAGTGTGTAGCTTTGTCCCAAGGTTATACGACTATCATCCAGATAGTATTCCTGCACCATACAACCATAGTAATATTGATAGTGATGAGGTATTGTATTATGTAGACGGAGATTTTATGTCACGTAATGATGTTGCAGCAGGACATATTTCCTTACATCCAGCAGGTATACCACATGGACCACATCCAGGCGCAACAGAACGTAGTATAGGAAAAGTTAAAACAGACGAGTTAGCAGTAATGGTAGATACATTTAAACCACTAATGATAACTGAAGAAGCATTAAAAATTGCTGATGAGGAGTATTATAAATCTTGGTTAGAATAA
- the hppD gene encoding 4-hydroxyphenylpyruvate dioxygenase: protein MSKKIESVNYGLEKIFEGAQDFLPLLGTDYVEFYVGNAKQAAHFYKTAFGFQSHAYRGLETGSKDTVSYVLTQDKIKLMLTTPLNSKSKINEHIVKHGDGVKIVALWVEDAKQAYKETTSRGAKSYMEPTVEKDEHGEVVRAGIYTYGETVHMFVERKNYNGAFLPGFQKWESDYNPPTAGLKYIDHMVGNVGWNQMNVWVKWYEDVMGFENFLSFDDKQIHTEYSALMSKVMSNGNGRIKFPINEPAKGKKRSQIEEYLDFYEGAGVQHIAVATDDIIKTVSQLRANGVEFLSTPPEEYYRAVPGRLEEFSHELREDIEKLKSLGIMIDADEEGYLLQIFTKPVQDRPTLFFEIIQRMGARGFGAGNFKALFESIEREQAKRGTL, encoded by the coding sequence ATGAGTAAAAAAATAGAATCAGTAAACTACGGTTTAGAAAAAATATTTGAAGGCGCACAAGACTTTTTACCACTTTTAGGTACAGATTATGTCGAGTTTTATGTAGGTAACGCCAAACAAGCTGCGCACTTTTACAAAACAGCATTTGGCTTTCAGTCACACGCATACAGAGGTTTAGAAACGGGATCAAAAGACACAGTAAGTTATGTCTTAACTCAAGATAAAATTAAGCTAATGCTTACCACGCCTTTAAACAGTAAATCAAAAATTAACGAGCATATTGTTAAGCATGGAGATGGAGTTAAAATTGTTGCACTTTGGGTTGAAGATGCCAAACAAGCTTATAAAGAAACAACATCTAGAGGTGCAAAGTCTTACATGGAACCAACAGTTGAAAAAGATGAACATGGTGAAGTCGTTAGAGCAGGAATATACACTTACGGAGAGACAGTACACATGTTTGTAGAACGTAAAAATTATAATGGTGCCTTTTTACCAGGTTTTCAAAAATGGGAGTCTGACTACAACCCTCCAACAGCAGGATTAAAGTATATTGATCATATGGTTGGTAACGTAGGTTGGAACCAAATGAATGTTTGGGTAAAATGGTATGAAGACGTCATGGGATTTGAAAACTTCTTATCTTTTGACGATAAACAAATCCATACAGAATACTCAGCTTTGATGAGTAAAGTAATGTCTAATGGGAATGGACGTATTAAATTCCCAATCAACGAGCCAGCAAAAGGAAAAAAACGTTCTCAAATAGAAGAGTATTTAGACTTTTATGAAGGTGCTGGTGTACAACATATTGCTGTAGCAACAGATGATATTATAAAAACGGTATCTCAATTACGTGCTAACGGTGTAGAATTTTTATCCACACCTCCAGAAGAATATTATAGAGCAGTTCCTGGTCGTTTAGAAGAATTTAGTCATGAGCTAAGAGAGGATATCGAAAAATTAAAAAGCTTGGGTATTATGATTGATGCTGACGAAGAAGGGTATTTACTTCAAATTTTTACAAAACCAGTACAAGACAGGCCTACCTTATTTTTTGAAATCATCCAACGTATGGGAGCACGAGGGTTTGGAGCTGGAAACTTTAAAGCATTATTCGAATCTATCGAACGTGAGCAAGCCAAACGTGGTACGCTTTAA
- a CDS encoding DUF3108 domain-containing protein, with the protein MKKQILLILSILTITFTVASNPEPAFKGGEWFKFKMSYSGFLKAGNATLQVNETTLNGKPVFHVVGKGWTTGMIKWFFKVEDRYESYFDKTTILPYKFIRNIDEGGHKKNIEIKFDQENRKALVYNKKHDTKKTVDTNANVQDMVSTFYYLRNKLDTNTLKVGDEIKLDMFFDEENYGFKLKFLGKENLDTNFGTVETLMFRPYVMAGRVFKEEESLTLWVSNDKNKIPLRIKADLAVGSLRADLEAFKGLKHSFKIIADN; encoded by the coding sequence ATGAAAAAACAAATACTCTTAATATTATCAATTCTTACAATAACTTTTACTGTTGCTTCTAATCCAGAACCTGCATTTAAAGGTGGTGAATGGTTTAAATTTAAAATGAGTTATAGTGGCTTTCTAAAAGCAGGTAATGCAACATTACAAGTTAATGAGACCACATTAAATGGTAAACCAGTATTTCACGTGGTTGGAAAAGGTTGGACAACCGGAATGATTAAATGGTTTTTTAAAGTAGAAGATCGTTACGAGAGTTATTTTGATAAAACCACTATTTTGCCTTACAAGTTTATTAGAAATATTGACGAAGGTGGTCATAAAAAAAATATCGAAATAAAATTTGATCAAGAAAACAGAAAAGCACTAGTTTACAATAAAAAGCATGATACAAAAAAGACTGTAGATACAAATGCAAACGTACAGGATATGGTGTCAACGTTTTACTATCTTAGAAATAAGTTAGATACTAACACACTTAAAGTTGGTGACGAAATAAAACTTGACATGTTTTTTGACGAAGAAAACTATGGATTTAAGCTTAAGTTTTTAGGTAAAGAAAATTTAGATACAAATTTCGGAACTGTTGAAACACTAATGTTTAGACCATATGTTATGGCTGGTCGTGTTTTTAAAGAAGAAGAAAGTTTAACACTTTGGGTCTCCAATGACAAAAATAAAATACCTTTACGTATCAAAGCAGACTTAGCTGTAGGATCTTTAAGAGCAGATTTAGAAGCTTTTAAAGGACTAAAACACAGTTTTAAAATTATAGCAGACAATTAA
- a CDS encoding tryptophan 2,3-dioxygenase family protein has translation MSVDQKLTNQLVDKYKALDQNVNTHLDGLLHSKPIDYWDYIQTDALLNLQVQRTTLPDEMVFLMYHQVNELLFKMILWEIDQVAHKENITAAYFETKIMRISRYFDVLTSSFTVMKDGMDVDQYNKFRNTLTPASGFQSAQYRKIEFASTELINLIDNRFRETIDRNTSFEHAFEHLYWQAAGKDYKTGKKSYTLTVFEAKYKDEFIRFAEFYNTHNLWTIFKGLPQDVKEDEDLIKAMRHYDYTVNITWVMAHYNTANHYLNIGGKTAEATGGSEWVKYMHPKYQRRIFFPDLWTEQELQDWGKNV, from the coding sequence ATGAGTGTAGACCAAAAATTAACTAACCAATTAGTAGATAAATACAAAGCACTTGACCAAAATGTAAATACACATTTAGACGGTCTTTTGCACAGTAAGCCTATTGATTATTGGGATTATATTCAGACAGATGCCTTATTAAATCTTCAAGTACAACGTACCACGCTACCAGATGAGATGGTGTTTTTAATGTATCATCAGGTTAACGAGTTATTGTTTAAAATGATTCTCTGGGAAATTGATCAAGTTGCACATAAAGAAAATATTACCGCAGCTTATTTTGAAACTAAAATCATGCGTATAAGTCGCTATTTTGATGTGTTAACATCATCCTTTACCGTTATGAAAGACGGTATGGATGTCGATCAATACAATAAGTTTCGTAATACATTAACACCAGCTAGTGGGTTTCAGTCAGCACAATACCGTAAAATAGAATTTGCTTCAACCGAGTTGATTAATCTTATAGATAACCGTTTTAGAGAAACCATAGACCGCAACACCTCTTTTGAACATGCTTTTGAGCATTTATATTGGCAAGCAGCAGGAAAAGACTACAAAACAGGAAAAAAAAGCTACACATTAACAGTTTTTGAAGCTAAATACAAAGACGAATTTATTAGATTTGCAGAATTCTATAACACGCACAATTTGTGGACTATTTTTAAAGGATTACCGCAAGACGTTAAAGAAGACGAAGATTTAATTAAAGCCATGCGCCATTATGATTACACGGTAAACATTACTTGGGTCATGGCACATTATAATACAGCAAATCACTATTTGAATATAGGTGGTAAAACTGCTGAAGCAACAGGAGGAAGCGAATGGGTAAAATATATGCATCCAAAATATCAAAGACGAATATTTTTTCCAGACTTATGGACCGAACAAGAATTGCAAGATTGGGGCAAAAATGTCTGA
- a CDS encoding peptidoglycan DD-metalloendopeptidase family protein: MDRTRIARLGQKCLILVCLFLTINSCKKEEREPVETVSVLEPAELYEFGFKLNDYIVKRDTIRKGDSFGEILQRHEIDYSKIFQIAQQTKDTFDIRRLQVGKPYTLLCSNDSLQQPKCFIYQPTKADYVVINFQDSIHAYSSTKPIKYIEKEVSGVIESNISEALAKQGKSVLLAYKMSDIYAWTIDFFRLQKNDKFKLIYTEKYIDDSIYAGIDNIKAAYFEHNGEPFYAFEFETDTIKGLKDYFSEDAKNLRRAFLKAPVEYKRISSRYNLNRRIALYGNRVRPHKGTDFAANVGTPIRATANGTVVESAKRGGNGNYVKIKHNSTYSTQYLHMSKRKAKVGDFVKQGDVIGYVGMTGNTSGPHVCYRFWKNGKQVDPFKQKLPEAEPISDSLKTEYLKFIKPLKIQLDDIDFILPIEENQILDIELDQDNEITFNN; encoded by the coding sequence ATGGACCGAACAAGAATTGCAAGATTGGGGCAAAAATGTCTGATTTTAGTATGTCTTTTCCTAACAATTAATAGTTGCAAAAAAGAAGAACGAGAACCTGTAGAAACCGTTTCGGTATTAGAACCAGCAGAGCTTTATGAATTTGGTTTTAAATTAAACGACTATATCGTTAAACGTGACACTATCAGAAAAGGAGATAGCTTTGGCGAAATTCTCCAACGTCATGAGATTGATTATTCCAAAATTTTTCAAATCGCTCAACAAACCAAAGACACCTTTGATATTAGACGCTTGCAAGTAGGTAAACCGTATACTTTACTGTGCTCTAACGATTCCCTTCAACAACCAAAATGCTTTATATATCAACCGACTAAAGCAGATTATGTGGTCATAAATTTTCAAGATTCCATTCACGCCTATTCAAGTACAAAACCTATTAAATATATTGAAAAAGAAGTATCTGGTGTCATAGAGTCTAATATTTCTGAAGCATTAGCTAAACAAGGAAAAAGTGTGCTATTAGCCTATAAAATGAGTGATATTTATGCGTGGACCATCGACTTTTTTAGACTTCAAAAAAACGATAAATTCAAACTTATTTATACCGAAAAATATATTGACGATTCTATTTATGCAGGAATCGATAACATAAAAGCTGCTTATTTTGAGCATAATGGCGAGCCTTTTTATGCTTTTGAATTTGAAACAGATACTATAAAAGGATTAAAAGATTATTTTTCAGAAGACGCTAAAAACTTACGTCGTGCTTTTTTAAAAGCACCTGTAGAGTATAAAAGGATTTCCTCTAGATACAATTTAAACAGACGTATTGCACTTTACGGAAACAGAGTAAGACCACACAAAGGGACAGATTTTGCAGCCAATGTTGGTACACCAATTAGGGCAACTGCAAATGGTACAGTAGTCGAGTCTGCAAAACGAGGAGGTAACGGTAATTATGTTAAAATAAAACATAATTCTACTTACAGTACTCAGTATTTACATATGAGTAAGCGTAAAGCTAAAGTAGGAGATTTTGTAAAACAAGGAGACGTTATTGGTTATGTTGGTATGACAGGTAACACATCTGGACCACACGTGTGTTATCGTTTTTGGAAAAACGGAAAGCAAGTTGACCCATTTAAACAAAAACTACCTGAAGCAGAACCAATATCTGATAGCCTAAAAACAGAATATTTAAAGTTTATTAAACCGCTTAAAATCCAATTAGATGATATTGATTTTATACTTCCAATAGAAGAAAATCAGATTTTGGACATAGAGCTAGATCAAGACAACGAAATTACCTTCAATAACTAA
- the pgi gene encoding glucose-6-phosphate isomerase — MALPSINPTTTKAWQKLQQHFEVVKDLKMKDLFAQNPNRAKQMTIKWEDFYVDYSKNRITPETLKLLLELANETKLKEAIDAQYSGEVINKTEGREVLHTALRAKASDTILVDGKNVMPEVIAVKQKIEIFSNQIISGELKGYTNKAFTDVVNIGIGGSDLGPAMVVDSLQYYKNHLTTHFVSNVDGDHVNEVIKNLNPETTLFVIVSKTFTTQETLSNANTIRDWFLKHGGKQDIAKHFVAVSTNIEKVKDFGIDQNNIFPMWNWVGGRFSLWSAVGLTISLSVGYNNFNALLEGANKMDTHFKTEAFENNIPVILALLSVWYNNFFKAESEAIIPYTQYLTQFATYLQQGIMESNGKSVDRNGNPVNYQTGTIIWGEPGTNSQHAFFQLIHQGTKLIPADFIGFTKALHGNKDHHDKLMSNFFAQTEALLNGKSKEDVEAEFKLQNLSEDKILSLLPFKVFEGNKPTNTIFINKLTPESLGKLIAMYEHKIFVQGIIWNIYSYDQFGVELGKQLANKILKEFENDTFVNHDASTSNLLEYYKKLS; from the coding sequence ATGGCATTACCTTCAATTAACCCTACCACCACTAAAGCTTGGCAAAAATTACAACAGCATTTTGAAGTTGTAAAAGATTTAAAAATGAAGGACTTGTTTGCTCAAAATCCAAATAGAGCAAAACAAATGACCATCAAATGGGAAGATTTTTATGTGGATTATTCTAAAAATAGAATTACTCCTGAAACTCTAAAATTACTTTTAGAACTGGCTAATGAGACTAAGCTAAAAGAAGCAATTGACGCACAATATTCTGGAGAGGTAATCAATAAAACAGAAGGTAGAGAAGTATTACACACTGCATTACGTGCAAAAGCATCAGATACTATATTAGTAGATGGTAAAAACGTAATGCCAGAAGTAATAGCTGTTAAACAAAAAATAGAAATATTTTCTAACCAAATAATTTCTGGAGAATTAAAAGGATATACCAATAAAGCATTTACGGATGTTGTAAATATTGGTATAGGTGGCAGTGATTTGGGACCAGCAATGGTTGTAGATAGTTTACAGTATTATAAAAACCATTTAACCACTCATTTTGTTAGTAATGTCGATGGTGATCATGTTAACGAGGTTATTAAAAATCTAAATCCAGAGACCACACTATTTGTTATTGTTTCCAAAACATTTACGACTCAGGAAACGTTGTCAAATGCCAATACCATTAGAGATTGGTTTTTAAAACATGGTGGTAAACAAGATATTGCCAAGCACTTTGTGGCTGTGTCAACCAACATTGAAAAAGTCAAAGATTTTGGAATAGATCAAAATAATATTTTTCCAATGTGGAATTGGGTTGGTGGACGTTTTTCACTATGGAGTGCTGTTGGTTTAACTATAAGTTTATCTGTAGGTTATAATAATTTTAATGCTTTACTAGAAGGTGCAAACAAAATGGATACCCATTTTAAAACAGAAGCATTTGAAAATAATATTCCTGTTATTCTTGCTTTATTAAGTGTATGGTACAATAACTTTTTTAAAGCCGAAAGCGAAGCAATAATACCTTATACACAATACTTAACTCAGTTTGCAACGTATTTGCAACAAGGTATCATGGAAAGTAACGGAAAAAGTGTGGACCGTAACGGTAATCCTGTAAACTATCAAACAGGCACCATTATTTGGGGTGAACCAGGAACAAATTCGCAGCATGCATTTTTCCAGTTAATACACCAAGGAACAAAGCTGATTCCAGCAGATTTTATAGGTTTTACAAAAGCATTACATGGTAACAAGGATCATCATGACAAATTAATGTCTAACTTTTTTGCGCAAACAGAAGCCCTTTTAAATGGTAAATCAAAAGAAGACGTCGAAGCCGAATTTAAACTTCAAAACCTATCTGAAGATAAAATACTATCGTTACTTCCATTTAAAGTATTTGAAGGCAATAAACCAACCAATACAATCTTCATAAATAAATTAACTCCAGAGAGTTTAGGAAAACTAATAGCAATGTATGAGCATAAAATATTTGTTCAAGGAATCATCTGGAATATTTACAGTTACGACCAATTTGGTGTCGAATTAGGTAAGCAATTGGCAAATAAAATTCTAAAAGAATTTGAAAACGACACTTTTGTCAATCATGATGCATCTACTTCAAATTTATTAGAATACTACAAAAAATTAAGTTAA